One window of the Desulfurobacterium indicum genome contains the following:
- a CDS encoding NAD(P)/FAD-dependent oxidoreductase, with protein MKYVIVGNSAAAVGCINGIRKVDKEGEITVITYEKEGCYSKPMIADILVDLPEEKLIYKDKKFFEQKNVRVLLGTKVIKIDPEKREVVLDTGIAENYDKLLISTGAKPFVPPIKGSEKEGVFTFTELSKAKAAKEYITKNGVKDVVVIGSGFIGLEVAYFLRKKGINVYVIELLNKVLGKALDNRGSEIVEKIMRDIGINFFFEDTIEEILGNEKVESVKLKSGKIINAEMVIVAIGVRPNTELAQTAEIKVNRGIDTNLFMETSIPDIYAAGDCVENIDITDNTKKNLPLFPLAFEQGLVAGLNMAGKKMKYLGGLPLNSLKFLEEVPVLNAGIVEPPDSTYEVLVNDRFEKRGYYRKAIIKDNRLVGFVAIGEVDRVGILTGIIRQKLDVSTFKEKLIDIDFGLVHLPKNWREARIQQDKTGYNDWRPEE; from the coding sequence ATGAAATATGTAATAGTAGGCAACAGTGCTGCAGCAGTGGGCTGTATAAATGGTATTAGAAAAGTTGATAAGGAAGGCGAAATAACAGTTATCACCTACGAAAAGGAAGGTTGCTACTCAAAGCCAATGATAGCCGATATTCTCGTTGACCTTCCTGAAGAGAAACTAATCTACAAAGATAAAAAATTCTTTGAACAGAAAAACGTAAGAGTGTTACTTGGAACAAAGGTAATAAAGATTGATCCAGAGAAGAGAGAAGTTGTTCTTGACACTGGAATAGCTGAAAACTACGACAAACTTTTAATCTCTACAGGTGCAAAACCGTTTGTACCGCCAATCAAAGGCAGTGAAAAAGAAGGCGTCTTCACATTTACAGAGCTATCAAAAGCAAAAGCCGCAAAAGAGTATATAACAAAAAATGGCGTCAAAGATGTTGTTGTAATTGGCTCAGGTTTTATAGGTCTTGAAGTTGCCTATTTCTTAAGAAAGAAAGGAATAAACGTTTACGTTATAGAACTTCTCAACAAGGTACTTGGAAAAGCGCTTGACAACAGGGGCTCTGAAATCGTAGAGAAAATAATGAGAGATATCGGTATAAACTTCTTTTTTGAAGATACTATAGAAGAAATCCTTGGAAATGAGAAAGTAGAAAGCGTAAAACTTAAATCCGGAAAAATTATTAATGCTGAAATGGTAATTGTTGCAATAGGTGTTAGACCGAACACGGAACTTGCCCAAACGGCAGAAATAAAAGTAAACCGTGGCATCGACACAAATCTGTTCATGGAAACATCCATTCCAGATATATATGCTGCCGGAGACTGTGTAGAAAACATAGACATTACAGACAACACAAAGAAAAACCTTCCACTTTTTCCCCTCGCCTTTGAACAGGGACTTGTTGCCGGACTTAATATGGCTGGAAAGAAGATGAAATATCTGGGCGGACTTCCTCTCAACTCACTAAAATTCCTTGAAGAGGTTCCGGTCCTCAACGCAGGCATCGTGGAACCGCCAGACTCAACATACGAAGTCCTTGTAAACGATAGGTTTGAAAAGAGGGGATACTACCGAAAAGCTATAATTAAAGATAACCGCCTTGTAGGCTTTGTTGCCATAGGAGAGGTTGACCGCGTCGGTATTCTCACAGGTATTATCAGACAGAAGCTTGACGTATCAACATTTAAAGAAAAGCTAATTGACATAGACTTTGGTCTTGTTCACCTTCCAAAGAATTGGAGAGAGGCAAGAATCCAGCAAGATAAAACAGGCTATAACGACTGGAGGCCCGAAGAATGA